The nucleotide sequence GGGTTGGCGATGTGGTCCCTTTCCTTACCTCAAGTCGCCGCTACTTTAGCTGCTACCTTGGTGGGATATCGGGAAGGTTTACTGACAGAAGGAGTGCTGAACAGCGTCATTGTTTTGATGATAGTTACCTCCACTTTGGGACCATTAATTACTAGTAGAGTTGCAGCTAGATTAAAAGTCCCGCAAGTAGAGTTAGAAGCTGAAGAAAGCGAAACTTTAGGGGAAATATCGCCGAGCGATAGCGCCAGCGCTGACTTGTCAGTTCGCTTTACTGTAGTGGTTCCAGTTGCTAACCCCCAGACTGAAAACTACTTAGTCCAGATGGCGGCTTTAATTGCTCGTCACGAAAACGGACGGATAGTCCCGATATCTATTGCTAAAGCCCACGCACACATGGATGCGCCAGAATTGGGCAAAGCTTTGCAAAGGAGTGAAAAATGTTTGGAAACAGCCGAACAAATTGCTCAATCGATGGAAATAACCGCAGAATCTTTATTAAGGATCGATGATAACTTCGCCCACGGTATCAGTCGTGCTAGTCGCGAAGAAAATGCCAATTTGATTGTGCTAGGTTGGTCGCCAGGAGGTATTAAAGCCAGATTATTTGGCAGCGTGATTAGTAATGTGCTATCTTCAGCCCATTGTCCGGTAGCTGTCACCCGTTTACTAATTTCAGCTACAGAAATTAAACATATCCTCGTTCCCTTATATAATCTCAGCAACGAGTCTCTACCCATACTCAGACTGGCGAAAATTTTAGCTGAAGTCAATCAAGCTCAAGTACAGATATTATTAGTATGCGATCGCTCTACCTCAGTGGCTCAAATTAGTTCCTACCGTTCCCAACTAGAACTATTAACCCAAAAATGGCGTAATGAAGTTCAGGTAGAAACTCAGTTAGTGGTAGATAGCGATCCTGTCAAATCTATCTTAAAAGCTGCCCAAAATACCGAATTAGCGATCTTACGCTCTCCCAGACAGCGCAGTGCTGCGGGATTAGTCATTAGCGATGTCACAACTCAAATTCTGCAACGGATAACTTGTTCTGTAATTATGTTAGGGGAACCGCAATAAGTTGTTAATCATTTAGGCAAGCAGGTTATGACTGAAACCGAGACACGGTGAGGGTTTGATAGTTTATTTTCTGATTCAATCGTATGCAGTTTAAAAGTGTGACAGCTTTACTCAAATATAGACGTGAACGCTAATATTTTATTTGTAAAGTAACATTTGCTTCTACTTGCTGCGATCCTGCAACTATTGGGGTTTGAGCCAAGGTAGAATCAATCAATTTCTGATTAGATGCAGATGGATAGGAAATTACTGGCGGTTGAGCTTGATTAATCTGAATTCCCACAACTTCTACGGTTTTGAGGTTGAGTGCGCTTAAAGCTGCGTTTGCTTGTCGATTAGCATCCGTTGAGGCTAATTTAATCGCTTCTTGTTGAGCTTCAGTTATGGCAGAATTTCCAGCTACTAAATTCACGCTGTCAATTCGAGTTGCTCCTTTTTTCACAGCTTCATCTATCAGGCTACCCGATAATTTCGGATCTATTTCAAACATAATCCGGTTAGTTGCTGTATACCCAGAAATCTTTTGTTTTCCACCTGTATAAGTATAATTTGGCTGGAGATTGATATCGCTGGTTTCTAATTCCTTTACTTGAGATCGCGATTTCAACAGTTCTACCACGGCTGAAGCACGTTGAGCTACTTCTTGTTGTACTATCTGGGAAGTTTTACCTTGCACTTCTACACCTAGATGAACTTTAGCTAAAGTTTTCGGAATTTTGACGATTCCTCTACCAGTAACAGATAAGGTTTTATAATTGGGGTTCTCTGGTTTTGGTAAACTCTGGGCATTGGGTACAGCTTGACAGGCATTTAAACCCAAAACTGCCAAAGTTAGTAATAACAAATATTGTTTGCTGGGAGTAGAAGCTTTGAAGTTAGGTTTGAAAGGGGCAAGTCTAGACATACTAGCTAATATATAAGTTAGAAATCTATTTCTCATTTTGGTATTTAAAGTTGCCAACTCGTGACTAGTTACAGTTTTCGTAACCAAATTGATTCAATATTTATCGCTTCAACTGATTTTTTGTTAGTTTATTGTTAGTTAATTTTATGAATTCTAATACAGGTTTTTTACAACATCTCAATTCTAGTCAACGACAAGCAGTCGAACATTTTAATGGGCCATTATTAGTAGTAGCTGGTGCTGGTTCTGGTAAAACTCGCGCTCTGACTTATCGAATTGCTAATTTAATTCTTAATGAAAGAGTAGATCCAGAAAATATTTTGGCAGTCACTTTTACTAATAAAGCTGCTAAAGAAATGAAAGAGAGAATCGAAAATTTGTTTGCCGAACAACAAGCTCTGAAAAAGTATCAAAAACCTTATCAAGAACTAACATTAGAGCAACAAACTAGGTTGCGATCGCAAGTCTATCAAACTTATATTAAGCCTTTGTGGATTGGGACTTTTCACAGTTTGTTTACGAGAATTCTTCGGTTTGATATTGAAAAATATCAAGATGAAAGAAAACGCTCTTGGAAACGAAATTTTACTATATTTGATGACTCAGATGCTCAATCTTTAGTTAAACAAATCGTGACTAAAGATCTTCAATTAGATGAGAAAAAGTTTGAACCTCGTTCCGTAAGATATGCGATCGGCAATGCTAAAAACAGAGGTTTATCTCCCAAGGAATTAGAAGCTGAACAGCATAATTATAAAGGTCGAGTTATTGCAGAAGTTTATGAAAAATATCAGGAAAAATTAGTCGCTAATAACGGTTTAGACTTCGACGATCTAATTTTAGTCCCAGTTCAACTCTTTAAACAAAATCAGCAAATTCTAGATTATTGGCATCGTCGCTTTCATCATATTTTAGTTGATGAATATCAAGATACGAATAGAATTCAATCCGACCTCATTAAACTATTAACTACCAATGGTGAAAATCCTAATCAATTTAATGAATGGTCACATCGTTCAGTATTTGTTGTTGGTGATGTCGATCAGGCTATCTATAGTTTTCGCATGGCCGATTTCCGAATTTTGTTAGAATTTCAAGAAGATTTTGGAGACGGGTTATCAGATTTAGATACTCACACCATGATTAAGTTAGAAGAGAATTATCGCTCTCGGAAAAACATTCTGGAAGCGGCTAATCAACTAATTCAAAATAACACTCAACGGATTGACAAAATTCTGCGCCCAACTCGTGAAGAAGGAGAATTAATTTATTGTCATTCAGCCACAGATGAAGCTACTGAAGCAGAGTTTGTGATTCGGCAAATTAGACAAATGGAAGAAAATTACGATGAATTTGATTTCAGCAACTTTGCCATTTTATATCGGATTAATGCTCAATCCCGTGCCTTTGAAGAAAGCCTAGTTAAATGGGGTGTTCCTTATCAAATTATTGGCGGATTAAAGTTTTACGATCGCAAGGAAATTAAAGATGCTTTGGCTTACTTAAGAATCCTAGTCAATCAGGTAGATACTGTTAGTCTAAAACGGATTATTAATACCCCCAGAAGAGGGATTGGAGATACAACAATTGAACGGTTAGAAACTGCGGCGAAAGAACTAGGAGTTCCGCTTTGGGAAATTATCAGCGATGAAACGTCAGTGAAAACATTAGCTGGGCGTACTGCTAAACCGATTTTGGAATTTGCTAACTTAATTAAATCGGCACACAGTCAGTTAGAAACTGCCCGCCCTACAGAACTACTCAGATATATATTGAAGGATTCTGGCTACATTCAAGACTTACAAAACCAAGGAAATGATGAAGCTGATAATAGATTAGCCAACTTGCAAGAATTAGACAATGCGATCTTACAATTTGAAGAAGATAGTGAAGAACCCACCTTAGAAAATTTCTTGGCTAATGCCTCTTTATCTTCAGATTTAGATAACTTAAATGAGGGACAAAAAGCCGTTTCTTTAATGACCTTACACTCCGCCAAAGGGTTAGAATTTCCGATAGTATTCCTAGTAGGAATGGAGCAAGGTTTACTACCTCATAACCGTAGTTTAAACGATCCTGAATCATTAGAAGAAGAAAGAAGACTATGTTATGTTGGAGTTACCCGCGCCCAAGAAAAACTATATCTAACTTATGCCAAAGAAAGACGTTTATGGGGATATCGAGAACCTGCAATCAAATCGCAATTCTTATCAGAGTTGCCCGAAGAACTACTCACAAGTCAAGCTGGAGGTAAACCCAAAACGCCATCAACTAATTTGACTCGGAAAAATTTAAATAATCATGTCAAAAAAACTCAAGATGCTGGAGAAAGTGTAAATTGGCAAATAGGCGATCGCGTGACTCATCCCACATTTGGCGAAGGAGAAATTACCCACATTTTCCCATCAGGAAAAAAAATATCTGTAGCCATTAAATTTAATGAAATGGGACAGAAAATCATCGATCCTATAGTTGGAAAAGTTCAAAAAATCGACTGAATTGGGTATTGGGCATTGGGCATTGGGCATGGGCATGGGCATGGGCATGGGGAATCGGGAATCATCTAGCTTCCTTGTCCCCCTTGTCTCCCTCTTCCTTCTTCCTTCTTCCTTCTTCCTTTAAAATAAAAATCAAGTTTGTAAATAGGAGTTAAATAATTACTGTGAGTCAGATAGAACCGCCGACAATCGAATCATTGCAAACCGAAGTTTCGCGATTGCGGGATGAATTGCAGATGAGAGATCAGCTTCTTCAACAATTATCCCAAGAACTGTTTCGTTTGGTCAAAGGGAACGCCAAACTAGCTGCTAAACCAGACTTTTCTCAAAGACAAGTCAGAGCAATTTCTTTATTTGGACAACAAATTCAAGATGTAGAGCAGCAAGTCGAACTTTATCAAGAACAGATTAACACTCGCGATACAGAAATTGAAAACCTGCGAGAATCTGTAGAACAACTGACAACTCGCAGTCAAATGTTAGAGAGAGTTTTACAGCAATTACCACAAATTTACCAGCAAAAATTCGCCCAAAGACTCATTCAAGTCAGAGATAAAGTCGCCACATTGCAAAGGGAAAATCGTCAACTCCACGCCAAACTCCAAAGTGCTAACTATCGCATTGCCAGTAGAACTCCTAAAAAAGCGCTAGAATTGCCCAATCTTCCGCGCGTAGCTGGTTCTCTACCTCCCTATGGCAATATAGATTCTTCCAATGTTGAATGATGAAAAATAGATTAATTAGGAGTTTTCCACCCCATTGAGTCGATTATTACTGGCGATCGCCAGATCTCAAAGGCTACAGTGGCAATTGTAACAGTCAAAGAATAGGTCAGCACTAGCGCTATCAAACACTGAAACAGTTGATTTTATTAACTTCTGACTTCTGACTTCATTATGAGTTATTGCTCTAATCCCAATTGTCCAAAACCCCATAGCCCTGGATCGGGGAAATTTTGCCTTCGTTGTGGTCATAAACTACTATTAGGCGATCGCTATCGTCTCTATCGTCTCATTGGTAAAGGTACTTTAGGGAGAACCTTTTTAGCCAAAGATGAAGGAAAACTCTCTCAACCAGTTTGCACTATTAAAGAGTTTTTACCACCACTTCAATCACCACCTTATACCGAAGCTGCCGCTACCTTATTTGAGAAACAAGCCTTAGTCTTAGAACAAATCGGAAATCGTCCTCATATACCCGAAGTTTTAGCCTATTTTACCCAAAATCAACAGCAATTATTAGTCACTAAATTTATAGAAGGACAAAATCTAGCTGAAGAATTAGCTCAACAAGGTACTTTTACTGAATCCAAAATCAGAGAATTATTAACCAATTTACTCCCCGTACTGGTAGTGATTCACTCTCGTCAAATCATTCACCGAGATATCAAACCAGAAAACCTGATCCGTTCGAGTATTAATCAAGAACTATTTTTAGTAGATTTTGGCAATGTAGATCTTATTGCTTCACCCCACGGTCATATTGCTCCCGAACAAACTCAAGGAAAAACTAGATTTGCTAGCGATATCTACAGTTTAGGTAGTAGTTGCATGGAGCTATTTACCAATATTAAACCCGAACAGTGGCGAGGGAAAACTAAACTATTGGGTAATTGGTTGCAACCATTGAGTAGCAATCTAGCCAGTATTTTGAAACGGATGCTGGAACCCGATCTCAAGCAACGCTACACCTCAGCCAGGGAAGTCCTACGAGACTTACATTCTCCACCAGTCACTATTACACCAGCACCTCTAGCCGAACCCCCTTCTACCAGCGATAAAGACCCCTTACAGCAAACTTGGTCGTGCATTCATACCATCAAAGTTCCAGAAGTCTTTGCTGGGATTAAAACCGTCGCGATTAGCCCTCAAGGTAACTTAATAGCCAGTTGCAGTGACGATCGCACCCTCAAAACCTGGGATAGCGAAACTTTTAGAGAAGTGTCGGTTTTTATCGGACATAACGATCTGATTCGCCAAGCTATCTTTACCCCAGATGGAGAATATATCTTAACTGCTAGTAACGATAAGACGATCAGGCAATGGAACGTAGAAACTGGGCGAACTGAGCGAGTTTTTGCCGGACACACTCAAGCGATCGCCTCCATAGCCTTCAATCCAACTCGCCAGATTTTAGCTAGTGGAAGTCTAGATCGCCAAATTAAACTCTGGGATTGGCAAACAGGTCTAGAAACTCGCACCTTATCGAATCATACTAACTACATCCGCGCCTTAGCTTTTAGTCCAGATAGCCAACTTTTGGCGAGTGGGAGTGACGATCGCACCTGTAAATTGTGGGAAATCGCCACTGGAGAGCAAATTAGTAACCTAGTTGCCACAAATTGGCTTCAATCACTAGCTTTTAGTCCTGATGGGACTTTAATCGCTGGTGGAACCGTCGATAATCAGATTTTGGTCTGGGATGTTGCTAGCGCCAAACTCTCATTTACTTTATCAGGACATCAGGGCATCATTGCTGGGATCGAATCAGTCGCTTTTAGTCCTAACGGTCAAATTCTGGCTAGTGCGGGGGCTGAAGATAAAACTATCAAACTTTGGCACATCAAAACCCAAACCTTATTAACTACATTATCTGGGCATAGAGCAGGTGTCAGTTCTATCGTTTTCAGTCCAGATGGAAGAATGCTAGTCAGTGGTAGTTATGATAAATCCCTTAAATTTTGGCTAAGTTAGCATAGATACGGAGTTTTTCAAAGATATATCAGAAGTGCGATCGCACTTCTCGATTTACCGCATCTAATACTAAATCCGGTTTTAAAATACCCTTTATTTTTTAGTCCGCGCAGGCGGACTACCCTGCAGGAAGCCGCTAGCGCGTCTATGCTTGCCAAGGCTGCGGTTTCAACCGCCAGGTAAAAAAAGGGGTTATCTATGCGGATTTGGTATAAAACAGCAATACCTAGCTCCCACCACCCCCATTGGAGCAGCAGCAGCTAGGTATATTTATCCAATGTATTTACTTAAATTGGATTTATAAGTAAATAATAGCATAGAGGAAGACTAATTACAAGTAAATAAGGCAATAAATCTAAAATTAAACTATATGTTTTACTTATTTGTCGATTAAGCCAGTTAAAGCCAAGTGAGCTTACTTCGAGCTATAGCGAATTCCAGCTTTTTCCAGACGGTTTAAAGCTTCCTGGAGGCGATCGCATTCAGCAATCAAGCTAATTCGCACATAGCCTTCACCCCCAGCACCAAAAGCATTTCCTGGAGTCATCACCACCCCTGTTTCTTCCAACACCGATAGGGCAAAATCTGTCGAACTCATCCCCACGGGACAAGGTATCCAAAGGTACATAGTTGCTTTAGATGGGGGAATCTTCCAGCCTAGTTTTGCCAAACCTGCAATTAAGAAATCGCGGCGCTGGCGATAGCGTTGTTGGACTTCTTGAACATAGGTATCGGGCAGTTGTAAAGCCGTTTCCGCCGCCGACTGCAAAACGGCAAAAATTCCATAATCCAAGTTAGTCTTCAGGGTACGCAAGCCTTGAATAATATGCCGATTACCTACTACAAAACCAACGCGCCACCCTGCCATGTTGTAGGTTTTGGACATGGTATGAAATTCTACTCCAATCTCTTTGGCTCCAGGAATTTCGAGCAAACTAGTGGGTTGATAGCCATCAAAAGCTAGTTCGGCATAACATAGGTCATGAACTAGCATAATTTGATATTTTCGGGCAAATTCCACAATTTCGCTGTAAAATTCTCTAGGAGCAACTGCACTTGTCGGGTTATTGGGATAATTGAAGTAGAGGATTTTGGCTTTTCGGGCTATATCTTCGGGAATTGCCCCCAAATCTATGACCCAATCATTTTCTGCCTTGAGGATCGGGCTATAGACAGAAGCACCAGCGATCGCAGGTCCGCGAAAATGTACTGGATAGGCGGGACTAGGCACTATCGCCACATCACCAGGATTGAGATAAGCAAGGGCTAGGTGAGTCAGTCCTTCTTTAGAACCTAATAGGGGCAAAGCTTCGCTATCTGGATCTAATTCTACATGATAGCGACTTTGATACCAGGTAGTAATCGCTTTTCTAAAGCTAGCAGTGCCTTCAAATGGAGGATAACCGTGATTTTGAGGGTTTTGCAGGGCTTGAATAGCTGAATCAATTACTGTTGCAGGGGCAGAGCCATCAGGATTGCCCATACCTAAATCTATCAAATCTACTCCCCGTTCGCGGGCACGGGCTTTGAGTTCATCCAAGCGGGCGAACACGTAGGGTGGTAAAGCTTGCAGGCGTTCGGCTGGGGCAATCCAATCTAATGTCATTGAGTGCAAATGAGTCGAGCAGAGACGGTAAAATTACAGGCAAGTGCCTGGAGGGTAGACTGCAATTTTACCAGACAAGCACCAGCCCTGTTTAAGTAATAAGTAATCAAATCGAAAGTTGTTCTCTAAAACACATAATTTGCGTGGATTAGCGAAATATTAGAAAGACTCATATGACTGGTTTCCGACTTTAAGTTCGGCTAAAATAGATGAGTGTGCTGTTTACTGCTATCCAAAAGTAAGTAGACACTCCTCTAGAGGAGTACCTAGGTTCAGATACTAGCTTGAGAGTTCAATCTCTTTGAGGTAGTGAGACTGGAAATTTGGGTACTAGTTAGGTTAGGTTTCGAGATCTCGCGGGCATCGTCCAGTTGAGTAAAAACTAGAGGTAACTTCTGAGTGATTGCTACATCACTGCGCCCGAGCGCTTATGAATGGAGTAAACTAAGTTTTGCTTCTACTCTGTTTCTCTGTCCTATTTTAGACTTACTTTTGCAGAAAATTCCACAAAAGTGGCATCCAGAGCTACGTTTGGGATTGCAAGAAGCTTTAGTCAATGCGGCGAAACATGGAAACAAGCTAGATCCAGGCAAAACTGTGGTCGTCCGGTTTGCAGAAGCCCAAGGTAAGTACTGGTGGGTTATATCGGATGAGGGGGGTGGGTTTTGTACCCCTGAATGCGATCGCCCACCTAAGCTCGAAGAATTTATCCCTGACGATGAGTCAGAATGCGGCAGAGGTTTGTGTATTTTGCATCAAGTTTTCGACCAGGTAGAGTGGAACGTCAACGGGACTGAATTACGGCTGTGTAAGCAAGTTAAACCCAGTTGGTTGAGTCAATCTTGGTTCAAGTCAAATAGAGAATTAAATCTCAAACCTGATTCATTGCTCACGAATCAAGATGTTGTTCTTGGTTAGTTTTGTGTGACAAATCAACGACCATGAGTTGGACAAGGTGGCGCTGAGATAGAACCATCTAGCCATCCACAGGTTTGACGAAAGCGGTCTAGGGCTTCTTCTGGTTGTTCCTTCAGTAAAAAGACTAAGGCTGCTACAGCTTGCTCTTTGGCTCGTGCTTGACGGTTAGATTTGAGCCGATGCCAATCTTTATCCCCAATACTTAACCTTTGGAGTAAAGCTTGGGCAAGTTCGAGGTTGCTAAGTTCGGCGATGGCGCTAGCCCCGCACTCTGGCGCGATCGCAGGGGTTTCAGAAGTAGATGGGGTCATATTTAGAGTTAAACTGTAACTTGCTCTACCATTATCCTATGTAAAACTTCTTTAGGTTAGACGGCTAGATCGTCATTTAAGTTCAATGGCATTACCCCAAAACCCCTCTCCAGAAAATCCAGATCTAGATTTTGACACAGCTATATCTGAAGTTGAGCAGCAATTAGCCGCCTTAAAAGCTCGTTATACCCAAGTTGAAGCTGATACGCAACAAAAACAGCAACTAGAAGACCGCAGCCAAGAAATCAAACAAGATTTACAAAAACATAAATCACCGCAACTGCAAGCAGAGTTAAAGCATATTAAAGAGCAATTAGAAGCTATTGAACTGAATCTAGAGAGCCAACTGTTTTCCTGGAGTGGTATCAAACAACCATTTTGGCAAGCTGTCAGATTTTTGGGTTTGGGTATAGTTATGGGATGGTTTCTCAAATCTTGGAGTAGTTGAATCATTAGACCTCTTGCATAAATACTAGAATTGTTAGTTGAGTCAAGGAAGAAGGAAGAAGGAAGAAGGAAGAAGTAGGAAGGGGAGGTCACGATTTCGGAGGTTTCCTCCGAAATTGCAGCGACCGTAATCGATTTCTCAAATACTTTTGCAAGAGATCTATTAATTGTAGGCTCTTGTTGACGATAGGAAACCCAACAAATGAAGTCAGAAGTCGCCTCCCCCTCCAAATGAAAGTTGAGCCATAATTATGGATGCTAGGGTAGCCAATCGATCTCACTAAAATCATGACCGAACGAATCGCAGAGTTATTGTTAAACGGACAACCAGACGCTAAAACCCAAATTCAAGGGTGGGTGCGTACCAAACGGGAGTTGAAAGATTTTACCTTTTTAGAAATTAACGATGGTTCCGCTTTAGCAAATCTGCAAGTAGTGGTTAATACCGATTTAGCTGATTATGCAGAAATTATCAAAGGAGTAAACACGGGTAGTTCTGTAGAAGTGAGGGGAGTTTTGGCGGCTTCTCCAGCTAAAGGGCAAAGAATAGAGCTAAAAGCTGAAGAAATCCAAGTTTATGGACAAGCAGATCTAGAAACCTATCCTTTACAGAAAAAACGCCATTCGTTTGAATTTTTACGAGAAATTGGACATTTAAGAGGGCGAACGAACTCATTAGGTGCAGTTTTTCGGGTTAGGAATGCTTGCTCCTATGCCATACATCGCTTTTTCCAGGAACGGGGGTTTATGTGGGTACATACTCCAATTATTACCTCTAGTGACTGCGAAGGCGCAGGAGAAATGTTCCACATCACTACCTTTGACTTAAAAAATGTACCTGTAACTGAGCAAAACCAAATCGATTTCAGTCAAGACTTTTTTGGTAAACCCGCCTATTTAACTGTCAGTGGACAATTGGAAGCTGAAGTCATGGCGATGGCTTTTAGTAATGTTTACACATTTGGTCCCACCTTTAGAGCCGAAAATTCTAATACTTCTCGTCACCTAGCTGAATTTTGGATGGTAGAGCCAGAAATGGCTTTTTGCGATTTGGCAGGAGATATGGATTTAGCTGAAGAATTTCTCAAGTATATATTTAAATATGCCTTGGAAACTTGTGCGGCAGATTTTGAGTTTTTCAATCAAAGAATTGATAA is from Merismopedia glauca CCAP 1448/3 and encodes:
- a CDS encoding cation:proton antiporter domain-containing protein — its product is MTLLVTTSATEPLVPFAILLVVIFAIPPLFERLRLPGLVGLLAAGVILGSNGFQVLSKDSETMKLLSGIGLVYLMFVAGLEVDLEQFRKTRNRSLTFGWFTFIVPMIFGTIVGRLFNFDWNASILIGSLFASHTLLAYPIVSRLGVVSNEAVTITIGATIFTDIGSLLVLAVCVGIHQGDFSVWKLGTLLLSLTIYSAAVLFGFDYAGKEYFRRSPENEGNQFLFVLLAVFLSALGAQLIGVEKIVGAFLAGLAVNDVVGDGPVKEKVVFVGSVLFIPIFFVDMGLIVDVKGFIASLSSIWLTLAIVLGLISSKFIAAWITKTIFRYTPLEGLAMWSLSLPQVAATLAATLVGYREGLLTEGVLNSVIVLMIVTSTLGPLITSRVAARLKVPQVELEAEESETLGEISPSDSASADLSVRFTVVVPVANPQTENYLVQMAALIARHENGRIVPISIAKAHAHMDAPELGKALQRSEKCLETAEQIAQSMEITAESLLRIDDNFAHGISRASREENANLIVLGWSPGGIKARLFGSVISNVLSSAHCPVAVTRLLISATEIKHILVPLYNLSNESLPILRLAKILAEVNQAQVQILLVCDRSTSVAQISSYRSQLELLTQKWRNEVQVETQLVVDSDPVKSILKAAQNTELAILRSPRQRSAAGLVISDVTTQILQRITCSVIMLGEPQ
- a CDS encoding SIMPL domain-containing protein, which translates into the protein MSRLAPFKPNFKASTPSKQYLLLLTLAVLGLNACQAVPNAQSLPKPENPNYKTLSVTGRGIVKIPKTLAKVHLGVEVQGKTSQIVQQEVAQRASAVVELLKSRSQVKELETSDINLQPNYTYTGGKQKISGYTATNRIMFEIDPKLSGSLIDEAVKKGATRIDSVNLVAGNSAITEAQQEAIKLASTDANRQANAALSALNLKTVEVVGIQINQAQPPVISYPSASNQKLIDSTLAQTPIVAGSQQVEANVTLQIKY
- the pcrA gene encoding DNA helicase PcrA, yielding MNSNTGFLQHLNSSQRQAVEHFNGPLLVVAGAGSGKTRALTYRIANLILNERVDPENILAVTFTNKAAKEMKERIENLFAEQQALKKYQKPYQELTLEQQTRLRSQVYQTYIKPLWIGTFHSLFTRILRFDIEKYQDERKRSWKRNFTIFDDSDAQSLVKQIVTKDLQLDEKKFEPRSVRYAIGNAKNRGLSPKELEAEQHNYKGRVIAEVYEKYQEKLVANNGLDFDDLILVPVQLFKQNQQILDYWHRRFHHILVDEYQDTNRIQSDLIKLLTTNGENPNQFNEWSHRSVFVVGDVDQAIYSFRMADFRILLEFQEDFGDGLSDLDTHTMIKLEENYRSRKNILEAANQLIQNNTQRIDKILRPTREEGELIYCHSATDEATEAEFVIRQIRQMEENYDEFDFSNFAILYRINAQSRAFEESLVKWGVPYQIIGGLKFYDRKEIKDALAYLRILVNQVDTVSLKRIINTPRRGIGDTTIERLETAAKELGVPLWEIISDETSVKTLAGRTAKPILEFANLIKSAHSQLETARPTELLRYILKDSGYIQDLQNQGNDEADNRLANLQELDNAILQFEEDSEEPTLENFLANASLSSDLDNLNEGQKAVSLMTLHSAKGLEFPIVFLVGMEQGLLPHNRSLNDPESLEEERRLCYVGVTRAQEKLYLTYAKERRLWGYREPAIKSQFLSELPEELLTSQAGGKPKTPSTNLTRKNLNNHVKKTQDAGESVNWQIGDRVTHPTFGEGEITHIFPSGKKISVAIKFNEMGQKIIDPIVGKVQKID
- a CDS encoding Npun_F5560 family protein; translated protein: MSQIEPPTIESLQTEVSRLRDELQMRDQLLQQLSQELFRLVKGNAKLAAKPDFSQRQVRAISLFGQQIQDVEQQVELYQEQINTRDTEIENLRESVEQLTTRSQMLERVLQQLPQIYQQKFAQRLIQVRDKVATLQRENRQLHAKLQSANYRIASRTPKKALELPNLPRVAGSLPPYGNIDSSNVE
- a CDS encoding serine/threonine-protein kinase, encoding MSYCSNPNCPKPHSPGSGKFCLRCGHKLLLGDRYRLYRLIGKGTLGRTFLAKDEGKLSQPVCTIKEFLPPLQSPPYTEAAATLFEKQALVLEQIGNRPHIPEVLAYFTQNQQQLLVTKFIEGQNLAEELAQQGTFTESKIRELLTNLLPVLVVIHSRQIIHRDIKPENLIRSSINQELFLVDFGNVDLIASPHGHIAPEQTQGKTRFASDIYSLGSSCMELFTNIKPEQWRGKTKLLGNWLQPLSSNLASILKRMLEPDLKQRYTSAREVLRDLHSPPVTITPAPLAEPPSTSDKDPLQQTWSCIHTIKVPEVFAGIKTVAISPQGNLIASCSDDRTLKTWDSETFREVSVFIGHNDLIRQAIFTPDGEYILTASNDKTIRQWNVETGRTERVFAGHTQAIASIAFNPTRQILASGSLDRQIKLWDWQTGLETRTLSNHTNYIRALAFSPDSQLLASGSDDRTCKLWEIATGEQISNLVATNWLQSLAFSPDGTLIAGGTVDNQILVWDVASAKLSFTLSGHQGIIAGIESVAFSPNGQILASAGAEDKTIKLWHIKTQTLLTTLSGHRAGVSSIVFSPDGRMLVSGSYDKSLKFWLS
- a CDS encoding aspartate aminotransferase — encoded protein: MTLDWIAPAERLQALPPYVFARLDELKARARERGVDLIDLGMGNPDGSAPATVIDSAIQALQNPQNHGYPPFEGTASFRKAITTWYQSRYHVELDPDSEALPLLGSKEGLTHLALAYLNPGDVAIVPSPAYPVHFRGPAIAGASVYSPILKAENDWVIDLGAIPEDIARKAKILYFNYPNNPTSAVAPREFYSEIVEFARKYQIMLVHDLCYAELAFDGYQPTSLLEIPGAKEIGVEFHTMSKTYNMAGWRVGFVVGNRHIIQGLRTLKTNLDYGIFAVLQSAAETALQLPDTYVQEVQQRYRQRRDFLIAGLAKLGWKIPPSKATMYLWIPCPVGMSSTDFALSVLEETGVVMTPGNAFGAGGEGYVRISLIAECDRLQEALNRLEKAGIRYSSK
- a CDS encoding ATP-binding protein, whose amino-acid sequence is MIATSLRPSAYEWSKLSFASTLFLCPILDLLLQKIPQKWHPELRLGLQEALVNAAKHGNKLDPGKTVVVRFAEAQGKYWWVISDEGGGFCTPECDRPPKLEEFIPDDESECGRGLCILHQVFDQVEWNVNGTELRLCKQVKPSWLSQSWFKSNRELNLKPDSLLTNQDVVLG
- a CDS encoding DUF6439 family protein — encoded protein: MTPSTSETPAIAPECGASAIAELSNLELAQALLQRLSIGDKDWHRLKSNRQARAKEQAVAALVFLLKEQPEEALDRFRQTCGWLDGSISAPPCPTHGR
- a CDS encoding DUF2203 domain-containing protein → MALPQNPSPENPDLDFDTAISEVEQQLAALKARYTQVEADTQQKQQLEDRSQEIKQDLQKHKSPQLQAELKHIKEQLEAIELNLESQLFSWSGIKQPFWQAVRFLGLGIVMGWFLKSWSS
- the asnS gene encoding asparagine--tRNA ligase: MMTERIAELLLNGQPDAKTQIQGWVRTKRELKDFTFLEINDGSALANLQVVVNTDLADYAEIIKGVNTGSSVEVRGVLAASPAKGQRIELKAEEIQVYGQADLETYPLQKKRHSFEFLREIGHLRGRTNSLGAVFRVRNACSYAIHRFFQERGFMWVHTPIITSSDCEGAGEMFHITTFDLKNVPVTEQNQIDFSQDFFGKPAYLTVSGQLEAEVMAMAFSNVYTFGPTFRAENSNTSRHLAEFWMVEPEMAFCDLAGDMDLAEEFLKYIFKYALETCAADFEFFNQRIDNSVLATAENIINNQFERVTYTEAIKLLQKSGKTFTYPVEWGLDLQSEHERYLAEELFKKPAIVTDYPVEIKAFYMRLNDDGKTVAAMDMLAPKIGEIIGGSQREERLDVLETRIKNQGLDVSDYWWYLDLRRYGTVPHAGFGLGFERLVQFMTGMANIRDVIPFPRAPKSIDF